A portion of the Rubritalea squalenifaciens DSM 18772 genome contains these proteins:
- a CDS encoding methionyl-tRNA formyltransferase has protein sequence MKTALYCNHFAAFHLLGHLTQTGQLSLVCLPGKDCPMYVEAELLCRMRQIPLVCYEDGEEQLSNALREHGIDLAIVFTFPHRLSGSLCQTPAHGTWNLHGSPLPAYRGPDPLFWQIRKGESKAGLTLHRASARIDAGEIFACTTTDISPVEIKGSLFDKIAQLAPDLVSRLIQQLDNGEELKLTAQNDKLASEQKRPTLEDLIIRWDSMDASEVARLIHASNPDYGGALTWIRGTEVRMLEAESFHCRTPLNAKPGCIIHAPDDPNLYVVCAKDSYIRVNVLSSANAIATGARLKVMFGLRSGELFADSPQASLPAQAGC, from the coding sequence ATGAAGACCGCACTCTACTGCAACCACTTTGCCGCCTTTCACTTACTGGGTCATCTGACCCAGACGGGACAGCTCTCACTGGTCTGCCTGCCGGGCAAAGACTGCCCGATGTATGTAGAGGCGGAGCTGCTCTGCCGGATGCGCCAGATCCCGCTAGTCTGCTACGAGGACGGCGAGGAACAGCTATCCAACGCGCTGCGCGAGCACGGCATCGATCTAGCCATTGTCTTCACCTTCCCGCACCGGCTTTCGGGAAGCTTGTGCCAGACCCCTGCGCACGGCACCTGGAACCTCCATGGCAGCCCACTGCCCGCCTATCGCGGACCCGATCCACTGTTCTGGCAGATTCGCAAGGGGGAAAGCAAGGCCGGCCTCACCCTGCACCGCGCCAGCGCCCGAATCGATGCTGGCGAAATCTTTGCCTGCACCACCACAGACATTTCCCCGGTAGAGATCAAAGGTTCCCTCTTCGACAAGATCGCCCAGCTGGCTCCGGATCTGGTTTCCCGCCTCATCCAGCAGCTGGACAATGGCGAAGAGCTCAAACTAACAGCGCAGAATGACAAGCTGGCCAGCGAGCAAAAGCGTCCGACTCTAGAGGACCTGATCATCCGCTGGGATTCCATGGACGCCAGTGAGGTGGCACGGCTGATCCACGCCAGCAATCCAGACTACGGCGGCGCCCTGACTTGGATCCGCGGCACGGAGGTGCGGATGCTGGAGGCGGAGAGCTTCCACTGCCGTACGCCGCTAAACGCCAAGCCGGGCTGCATCATCCATGCGCCCGATGACCCGAATCTTTATGTGGTCTGCGCCAAAGACAGCTATATCCGCGTGAATGTGCTAAGCTCCGCAAACGCCATCGCCACTGGTGCCCGGCTCAAGGTGATGTTCGGCCTGCGCTCCGGGGAACTCTTTGCCGATTCCCCACAGGCTAGCCTACCAGCACAGGCTGGTTGTTAG
- a CDS encoding ankyrin repeat domain-containing protein, with the protein MNDEDKRYAELQEMALDAARHGDIEMLKPMLEAGMPVNLQDHKGNSLLMLASYNDQPQTVQILLYHGADPELRNSRGQTPLAGVAFKGHLECARILVNHGADPNAEQGHGQTPITFAAMFGRQEVLALLQQNAGKSRASSLVLSSVASITRRLRTAATYTMAFFKNHTPKSHYHFTPQP; encoded by the coding sequence ATGAACGACGAAGACAAACGCTACGCCGAACTGCAGGAGATGGCGCTGGATGCCGCCCGCCACGGTGACATCGAAATGCTGAAGCCGATGTTAGAAGCCGGCATGCCTGTCAACCTGCAGGACCACAAAGGCAACTCACTGCTCATGCTCGCCAGCTACAACGACCAGCCACAGACGGTTCAGATCCTGCTCTACCACGGGGCGGATCCGGAGCTACGCAACTCCCGCGGCCAGACCCCACTGGCCGGAGTGGCCTTCAAAGGTCATCTGGAGTGCGCACGCATCCTGGTCAACCACGGGGCCGACCCGAACGCGGAGCAAGGCCACGGCCAGACACCGATCACCTTTGCCGCCATGTTCGGCAGACAGGAAGTACTGGCACTGCTCCAGCAGAATGCCGGCAAGAGCCGCGCCTCCAGCCTGGTGCTCAGCAGCGTGGCCAGCATCACCCGCCGCCTGCGCACCGCAGCGACCTATACCATGGCCTTCTTCAAGAACCACACGCCGAAGAGCCATTACCACTTCACTCCCCAACCCTAG
- a CDS encoding phage tail protein, which yields MFGGTFAPRNWSFCQGQMMSITSNSALFAILGVVYGGDGRTTFQLPDLRGRVAISAGQGAGLSSYALGQKGGQETVTLTQQQMPSHNHTTTNDLAAQVGVLEDDGNTPDVAGHILSNANESIYSSDAANAQLGGVSVTGGVAVNNAGGGQSHENRMPFLAVNYIICLYGTFPSRN from the coding sequence ATGTTTGGTGGGACCTTTGCCCCACGTAATTGGTCTTTTTGCCAAGGGCAGATGATGTCCATCACGTCAAACTCGGCCTTGTTTGCCATCTTGGGAGTCGTCTACGGCGGTGACGGGAGAACCACTTTCCAGCTGCCTGACCTGCGCGGCAGGGTGGCGATCTCTGCTGGCCAAGGTGCGGGCTTGTCGAGCTATGCTCTCGGGCAGAAGGGCGGACAGGAAACGGTCACACTGACCCAACAGCAGATGCCTTCCCACAATCACACCACGACCAATGATCTGGCCGCTCAAGTAGGTGTGCTCGAGGATGATGGTAACACGCCTGATGTGGCAGGCCACATTCTGTCCAATGCCAATGAAAGCATCTACAGCTCGGATGCCGCAAATGCCCAGCTTGGCGGCGTTTCTGTGACCGGTGGAGTTGCTGTCAACAATGCTGGCGGAGGTCAGTCGCATGAGAACAGAATGCCATTCCTGGCGGTGAACTACATCATCTGCCTCTACGGAACCTTCCCGAGCAGAAACTAA
- a CDS encoding glycosyltransferase family 4 protein yields the protein MKKSIVCIAFYIPGTGLTRVMDALVQQFRDEYMVHYVGVGYKGPRIEQPGLTIYPTNLEGGDVMGSYIARELIEAIEPECVFILQDVWHFQRYMMVFDGLRDKTKIVGYTPIDGEVTNPESVSYLLGLDTLVLYTEWARDQVRNALLEIAPEEKLPRMEVVAHGVDTKQFYHLEDRQAVRKEVFPGLEEGAFVVLNASRPCVRKRVDLTLRAFAAFAEDKPAKVKLCLHQAIREEQSLQLLDLIKELDIEGRVVLNPFSGRRESEVLSDEDLNKLYNACDVGVNSSMGEGWGLVSFEHAATGAAQIVPDHTACAELWKDSGIVVETEPSEIGQISPFVMTQPTLESLQAAFELLYSNFSERERLAERCYQNAQREAYTWEAIAKQWESVFQAAVRLPNNQPVLVG from the coding sequence ATGAAAAAGTCTATCGTCTGTATCGCCTTCTACATTCCGGGCACTGGCCTGACCCGTGTCATGGATGCGCTGGTGCAGCAGTTTCGTGATGAGTACATGGTGCACTATGTGGGCGTCGGTTACAAAGGCCCTCGGATCGAGCAGCCAGGGCTGACCATTTACCCCACCAATCTGGAGGGGGGGGATGTGATGGGCTCCTACATCGCACGGGAACTGATCGAGGCAATCGAGCCTGAGTGCGTGTTTATCCTGCAGGATGTCTGGCACTTCCAGCGCTACATGATGGTGTTCGATGGTCTGCGGGATAAGACCAAGATCGTCGGCTACACACCGATCGATGGCGAGGTGACGAACCCGGAATCGGTAAGCTATCTGCTGGGGCTCGATACACTAGTGCTCTACACTGAGTGGGCACGCGACCAGGTACGCAATGCGCTGTTAGAGATCGCGCCGGAGGAAAAACTGCCGCGTATGGAGGTGGTGGCTCACGGGGTGGATACCAAACAGTTTTACCACTTAGAGGATCGGCAGGCTGTCAGGAAGGAAGTCTTCCCCGGGCTGGAGGAAGGTGCCTTTGTGGTTCTCAATGCCAGTCGGCCCTGCGTGCGCAAGCGGGTGGATCTGACTTTAAGAGCCTTTGCTGCCTTTGCGGAGGATAAGCCAGCTAAAGTGAAGCTCTGTCTGCATCAGGCTATCAGGGAAGAGCAGAGCCTGCAGCTGCTGGACCTGATCAAGGAACTGGATATCGAGGGCCGGGTAGTTCTCAATCCCTTCTCAGGCAGACGGGAGAGCGAGGTGCTCAGTGACGAGGACCTGAACAAACTCTACAATGCCTGCGATGTGGGCGTGAACAGCTCCATGGGCGAAGGCTGGGGGTTGGTCAGTTTTGAGCACGCCGCCACGGGCGCTGCCCAGATTGTTCCTGATCACACAGCCTGCGCGGAGCTTTGGAAGGACTCGGGTATCGTCGTGGAGACAGAGCCGTCTGAGATTGGCCAGATTTCTCCCTTTGTCATGACTCAGCCTACGCTGGAGTCACTGCAAGCGGCCTTTGAGCTACTCTACAGCAATTTTAGTGAACGTGAACGGCTGGCGGAGCGGTGCTATCAGAATGCCCAGCGCGAGGCCTACACCTGGGAGGCTATCGCCAAGCAGTGGGAAAGCGTCTTCCAGGCTGCCGTGAGATTACCTAACAACCAGCCTGTGCTGGTAGGCTAG
- a CDS encoding PEP-CTERM sorting domain-containing protein, translated as MKNFNLTKCLVASAVAGGLSLAPNGAQAAVSSNDLAIIGADLTAKNGSEFFSWIALNDIAAGEVLYFTDSSYKSGGFEVKEGLFEYTVQAGGISAGTVIKVDNFNPPSGYTSPLNSAYHLNASIDFTTSGDQLLIFQDNDISDTAGFTALWAVNLNTDNWTFPGPESGQSWSELYPGLTEGVNALALGLGDQTGDDSEGARFVLPDSYGGNFVGTADELRALIQNEANWEKLAETSTSGGFNESADWVIEGIGNVTIIPEPSSTSLLFLGALGCLLRRKRS; from the coding sequence ATGAAAAACTTTAACCTAACAAAGTGTCTGGTAGCTTCCGCTGTGGCGGGGGGGTTATCACTGGCGCCTAATGGAGCCCAGGCTGCTGTGTCGAGCAATGATCTGGCCATCATTGGTGCGGATCTGACCGCCAAGAATGGCAGTGAGTTTTTCTCATGGATTGCCTTGAACGACATCGCTGCGGGAGAAGTGCTCTACTTCACGGACTCCAGCTACAAATCCGGTGGATTCGAAGTGAAAGAAGGCTTGTTCGAGTATACGGTGCAGGCCGGTGGTATCTCAGCTGGGACGGTGATCAAGGTGGATAACTTCAATCCTCCTTCAGGTTATACCTCTCCGCTGAACTCTGCCTATCATTTGAATGCTTCCATAGACTTCACGACCTCAGGTGATCAGCTACTGATTTTCCAGGACAATGATATCAGCGACACCGCAGGTTTCACCGCACTGTGGGCAGTGAACTTGAATACTGATAACTGGACCTTCCCCGGACCTGAGTCAGGGCAGTCCTGGAGTGAGCTTTATCCCGGCCTGACCGAGGGAGTCAATGCCTTGGCACTTGGACTTGGTGATCAAACTGGGGATGACTCCGAGGGGGCGCGCTTTGTGCTTCCCGATAGCTATGGTGGTAACTTCGTCGGCACGGCTGATGAGCTGCGGGCCCTGATCCAGAACGAAGCGAACTGGGAAAAGTTAGCGGAGACCTCTACGTCGGGCGGCTTCAATGAAAGTGCGGACTGGGTGATCGAGGGAATTGGGAATGTCACCATCATCCCTGAGCCCAGCTCCACCAGCCTCCTGTTCCTCGGCGCTCTCGGGTGCCTGCTCAGACGCAAGCGTTCCTAA
- a CDS encoding catalase, with translation MSRKQMTTTGGNPIADNQNSKSAGPRGPLLLEDYQLIEKLAHQNRERIPERVVHAKGSGAFGTLTITHDITQYTKADIFSEVGKQTECLLRFSTVAGERGAADAERDVRGWALKFYTEQGNWDIVGNNTPVFFVRDPLKFPDFIHTQKRHPRTNMRCATAMWDFWSLSPESLHQITILMSDRGLPKSYRHTNGYGSHTYSFINAKGERFWVKFHFKTRQGIQNMSNEEAAQVIAQDRESSQRDLYENIEQGHFPQWDFKIQIMPEEEAENCAFNPFDLTKVWPHADYPLIDVGVLELNRNPENYFQEIEQSAFSPSNIVPGISFSPDKMLQARIFSYADAHRYRVGTWYEQLPVNRPKSAVNTYHMDGSMNFSTPSSSNAYYEPNSFDGPIDSSEFAEPPLKISGDADRYNHREGNDDYTQPGNLFRLMSAEQQQQLFENIAGAMQGVPQEIIERQLAHFDKADPAYGEGVRQALGMVPA, from the coding sequence ATGTCTCGCAAACAAATGACAACCACCGGTGGCAACCCCATCGCAGACAACCAGAACTCTAAGTCAGCCGGCCCACGCGGACCACTCTTGCTGGAGGATTACCAGTTGATCGAAAAGCTGGCTCACCAGAACCGCGAACGCATCCCGGAGCGTGTGGTGCACGCCAAGGGATCCGGCGCCTTCGGCACTCTTACCATCACCCATGACATTACCCAGTATACCAAGGCGGACATTTTCTCCGAGGTCGGCAAGCAGACCGAGTGCTTGCTGCGTTTCTCCACCGTGGCCGGCGAGCGCGGTGCGGCGGATGCCGAGCGCGACGTGCGCGGCTGGGCCCTCAAGTTTTACACCGAGCAGGGCAACTGGGACATCGTAGGCAACAACACGCCGGTCTTCTTTGTCCGCGACCCACTCAAGTTCCCGGATTTCATCCACACGCAGAAGCGCCACCCGCGCACCAACATGCGCTGTGCCACGGCGATGTGGGATTTCTGGTCACTGAGCCCCGAGTCCCTGCACCAGATCACCATCCTGATGTCCGACCGCGGCCTGCCGAAGAGCTACCGCCACACCAACGGCTACGGTTCCCACACTTATTCCTTCATCAATGCCAAGGGTGAGCGCTTCTGGGTGAAGTTCCACTTCAAGACCCGTCAGGGCATCCAGAACATGAGCAATGAAGAGGCCGCCCAGGTGATCGCCCAGGACCGCGAGTCCTCCCAGCGTGATCTCTACGAGAACATCGAGCAGGGCCATTTCCCGCAGTGGGACTTCAAGATCCAGATCATGCCGGAGGAAGAGGCGGAGAACTGCGCCTTCAACCCCTTCGACCTGACCAAGGTCTGGCCACATGCCGACTACCCGCTCATCGACGTGGGCGTGCTGGAACTGAACCGCAATCCGGAAAACTACTTCCAGGAGATCGAGCAGTCCGCCTTCTCACCATCCAACATCGTGCCGGGCATCTCCTTCTCACCGGACAAGATGCTGCAGGCCCGCATCTTCTCCTATGCCGATGCCCACCGCTACCGTGTAGGCACCTGGTACGAGCAGCTGCCGGTCAACCGACCCAAGTCCGCGGTGAATACCTACCACATGGACGGCTCCATGAACTTCAGCACACCAAGTTCAAGCAATGCCTACTACGAGCCTAACAGCTTCGACGGGCCAATTGATAGCAGCGAGTTCGCCGAGCCACCGCTGAAGATCTCTGGAGACGCTGATCGCTATAACCACCGCGAAGGCAATGACGACTACACCCAGCCGGGCAATCTCTTCCGCCTGATGAGTGCCGAGCAGCAACAGCAGCTCTTTGAGAACATCGCCGGAGCCATGCAGGGCGTCCCGCAGGAAATCATCGAGCGCCAGCTGGCCCACTTCGATAAAGCCGACCCCGCCTACGGTGAGGGTGTCCGCCAAGCATTGGGCATGGTGCCCGCCTAA
- a CDS encoding response regulator transcription factor, producing the protein MSDIRKYLQGPDKVRLSHEQWASLNEVILDISASTSADDLMKIAAEVLPGVLKADWAAWNEHDQDIQLQKVYLSPGYQESVGGFQDLINHHMETHPVVQGMGLIGKEGIFRHVWNLTDFTPEADLHKVAIWAEAYRHMGAQHQLSAQFCTDGQNGVILTVNSAKAFSEEQRMMVRVLREHFELACRKLGIMQPMRAVDGSLPSLTMREREVLLYVLDGKTNPEISIIMGISSRTVEKHVARLLGEFQVENRLALMAMLLRNGR; encoded by the coding sequence ATGTCGGATATCAGAAAATACCTGCAAGGGCCGGATAAGGTCAGGTTAAGCCATGAGCAGTGGGCCTCGCTGAATGAGGTGATTCTGGATATCTCCGCTTCCACGTCGGCAGATGACTTGATGAAAATTGCCGCGGAGGTTCTACCCGGCGTTCTGAAGGCCGACTGGGCAGCCTGGAATGAGCACGATCAAGACATCCAGCTGCAGAAGGTGTACCTGAGCCCCGGCTATCAGGAGAGCGTGGGGGGATTTCAAGACCTCATCAACCACCACATGGAGACCCATCCAGTGGTGCAGGGCATGGGGCTCATCGGCAAGGAGGGGATTTTCAGGCATGTCTGGAACCTGACGGATTTCACCCCGGAGGCTGACCTGCACAAGGTGGCCATCTGGGCAGAGGCCTACCGCCATATGGGGGCGCAGCACCAGCTATCCGCCCAGTTCTGCACGGACGGTCAGAATGGCGTGATACTCACGGTGAACTCGGCCAAGGCCTTTAGCGAGGAACAGCGCATGATGGTCCGCGTGCTGCGCGAGCATTTCGAGCTCGCCTGCCGCAAGCTGGGGATCATGCAGCCGATGCGGGCGGTGGACGGGAGTCTGCCCTCACTGACGATGCGGGAGAGGGAGGTCTTGCTCTACGTGCTGGATGGCAAGACGAACCCGGAGATCTCCATCATCATGGGGATCAGCTCGCGTACAGTGGAGAAGCACGTGGCACGGTTGCTAGGGGAGTTTCAGGTGGAGAACCGTCTCGCTTTGATGGCCATGTTACTCCGGAATGGGAGATAG
- a CDS encoding SRPBCC domain-containing protein, translating to MRITLILLACLCLPLQAEPVKPEFSYTTFIAKPAKTVWNALTQKEAVNQYYLAPIHTLELKQGGKISYGGDQEMISGTITKLEAPKTLTHTFNFAGSKDAETTVSYSIEPIGEEMCALTVTHSGFEEENQTYANVAGGWPVILSSLKTLLETGKPMPWPKPEAQEKE from the coding sequence ATGCGTATTACCCTCATTCTCCTTGCCTGCCTCTGTCTGCCGCTTCAGGCTGAACCAGTGAAACCGGAATTCAGCTACACCACCTTCATTGCCAAGCCTGCGAAGACCGTCTGGAATGCTCTGACCCAGAAGGAGGCCGTCAACCAGTACTACCTGGCCCCGATCCACACCCTGGAGCTCAAGCAAGGCGGCAAGATCAGCTATGGCGGCGATCAGGAAATGATCTCCGGCACCATCACCAAGCTGGAAGCGCCCAAGACTCTCACCCACACCTTCAACTTCGCCGGCTCCAAGGACGCGGAGACCACAGTGAGCTACAGCATCGAGCCCATCGGTGAGGAGATGTGCGCCCTCACCGTGACCCACAGCGGTTTTGAAGAAGAAAACCAGACCTACGCCAACGTGGCCGGCGGCTGGCCCGTCATCCTCTCCTCCCTCAAGACTCTGCTAGAAACCGGCAAGCCCATGCCCTGGCCAAAGCCTGAGGCTCAGGAAAAAGAATAG
- a CDS encoding DUF6916 family protein: MYEISQFKKHTGGLYEVYLNGDNIDTLTLVRADPLPAPPPEYTQVKQDPFEMVMRTQSDQAIDATVMIKDPEGQEFEIYLNPECFYDCPESGKRIVQYHCLFT; this comes from the coding sequence ATGTACGAAATATCACAATTCAAGAAGCATACAGGCGGACTTTACGAGGTCTATTTGAACGGTGACAATATCGACACTCTTACCCTTGTTAGAGCTGATCCTCTTCCAGCACCACCGCCTGAGTACACGCAAGTGAAGCAGGATCCCTTTGAAATGGTGATGCGTACCCAGTCCGACCAGGCGATTGATGCCACGGTGATGATCAAGGACCCCGAGGGTCAGGAATTTGAAATCTACCTGAATCCCGAGTGCTTCTATGATTGTCCGGAAAGCGGCAAACGCATCGTCCAGTATCATTGCCTGTTTACCTAA
- a CDS encoding DUF6288 domain-containing protein: protein MRSVYPILGILAVGSGIGYIYLQSEQVSAQKDVVEAIEVQTAELVPATEKVKEVPAELVQQPSEPDVKPAEPQPPVEPAEPEPHPVLTEVETDFDFAAWQKARGQKIDLKAWGKYNPSPHRSYFNGDSAECVKRWYVNLGPLGVTTRMHDRAWENFSAVKKAFPKGLCDQDGSLVWNHFEVVTVKPGSPADGVLKPGDRILAMDGEYLQGSQRCMLDSELGNRHVRGLELHAGELIDRAESLGEITLVVLPSGKESGLAARKSGWQKLEELKPSSGATVEIKFPSAGMVRLIASGKKPNVDGLRMTGPGGLAMDMEMKRREGIINHALEVPGKDWVFKGPVSWKSGSLRVEFRPDLQKPEKDLAARLETVSLKLDKIGSFGSHFDPNSEKAYNYSRMLKHRLLVQQEADGSWKAGGYASLSFHTSISGLALMSTGDRSVMPAVKKAAYYVAQATEADKWTYSNGVQLLFLAEYYLYSGDKEILPSLRRVLTDARRFVLSDFTAGHSYMRPGYGGSGYIGGGGALCCGLAVACKTPVANAEDQDLLHKMLSRVQEIAPAGLVPYGRGGKKKAHNEVSGQGGGCGSGPYFVASLLGSGGERFTEAARERFSTAPFGTAENGHATQTLHFFWSALSSCLSNQKGYQGVMDAYLWKFTLLREYDGLINKNNYRVEYHNGDGVIGEPYWRTAAYLILMNAHRKQLAMTGKEEYLSHEKEETALLYNDHKSTKLHMIRNWALVDAHLGSDSPASLKAGLKAMLELKEDFGLEKALMELFRQKAPQIARDVMRIPSKNGRVPSGQLAELVMGIHFDGLCTADLLADLPEELEDDKKAIKEFTKKKQKELARKGANGRIDYRVLIQPHSVMQAEELGTSRDIATAIFPIENLKVELGDSSRKFFRNIVKSGKDGSLKTSCKMADGESTVLKVRVSYRCAGLEFKYVSDFDIPASESRNYVPALVRVPVKGTLLEDYYGSYSMGLLLSNKVPFSCEQRSEPAPYLLEGQIYELEISPGSAWGHDLRTVKLIGDAKREISYQGPREILDGKVETSLALSSGKAVEIKLNRKQLVKSVYTDLGDGKISHRIEAMVDGEWKLVSPRGTSGLRACEPVETDRLRVLYDGKGAELRELRVVSPESDYQGKWGDVW, encoded by the coding sequence ATGAGATCGGTTTACCCCATTCTAGGTATTCTCGCCGTTGGTTCGGGAATTGGTTACATCTACTTACAGTCGGAGCAGGTTTCCGCGCAAAAAGATGTGGTGGAGGCTATAGAGGTGCAGACAGCAGAGCTTGTTCCCGCGACAGAGAAGGTCAAAGAAGTTCCCGCGGAGTTAGTACAGCAGCCCTCTGAGCCGGACGTGAAGCCTGCCGAGCCACAGCCGCCAGTAGAACCTGCGGAGCCAGAGCCGCACCCGGTGCTCACAGAGGTGGAGACGGACTTTGATTTCGCCGCTTGGCAGAAGGCTCGTGGCCAGAAGATCGATTTGAAGGCCTGGGGGAAATACAATCCCTCCCCCCACCGAAGCTACTTCAATGGAGATAGTGCCGAGTGCGTGAAGAGATGGTATGTGAATCTGGGGCCGCTCGGCGTGACCACACGGATGCATGACCGGGCCTGGGAAAATTTCTCCGCAGTGAAGAAAGCTTTTCCGAAGGGTCTCTGTGATCAGGACGGTAGCCTGGTCTGGAATCACTTCGAGGTGGTGACCGTAAAGCCGGGCTCCCCGGCGGATGGAGTGCTCAAGCCGGGTGACCGCATCCTGGCGATGGACGGTGAGTACCTGCAGGGCTCCCAGCGCTGCATGCTGGATAGTGAACTGGGGAACCGCCATGTGCGCGGGCTGGAACTCCATGCCGGTGAACTGATCGATCGCGCGGAGTCCCTCGGTGAAATTACTTTGGTCGTCTTGCCCTCCGGGAAAGAATCCGGACTTGCTGCGCGCAAGTCTGGCTGGCAGAAGCTAGAGGAGCTTAAGCCTAGCTCCGGAGCTACGGTGGAGATCAAGTTTCCTTCTGCAGGGATGGTGCGCCTGATCGCCAGCGGCAAGAAGCCGAATGTGGATGGCCTCCGCATGACGGGTCCTGGCGGGCTGGCCATGGACATGGAAATGAAGCGCCGCGAGGGCATCATTAACCATGCCCTCGAGGTGCCTGGTAAGGATTGGGTCTTCAAGGGGCCGGTCAGCTGGAAGAGCGGCTCGCTGAGAGTGGAATTCCGTCCAGACCTGCAGAAACCGGAAAAGGATCTGGCTGCCAGATTGGAAACCGTCTCCCTCAAGCTGGATAAGATCGGCAGCTTCGGCTCGCATTTCGACCCGAACAGCGAAAAGGCTTACAACTACTCCCGCATGCTCAAGCACCGTCTGCTGGTGCAGCAGGAGGCCGATGGTTCTTGGAAGGCTGGGGGCTACGCCAGCCTGAGCTTCCATACCTCGATTTCCGGCCTCGCGCTGATGAGTACCGGGGACCGCTCCGTCATGCCCGCGGTCAAAAAGGCGGCCTACTATGTGGCGCAGGCTACCGAGGCTGACAAGTGGACCTACTCGAATGGCGTGCAGTTGCTCTTTCTCGCTGAGTACTACCTCTACAGCGGGGACAAGGAGATCCTGCCCTCCCTGCGCCGGGTGCTGACGGATGCCCGCAGATTTGTGCTTTCCGATTTCACGGCGGGTCACAGTTACATGCGTCCTGGTTATGGGGGTAGTGGCTACATCGGTGGTGGTGGTGCACTCTGCTGCGGTCTGGCCGTGGCCTGCAAGACCCCGGTGGCCAATGCCGAGGATCAGGACTTGCTCCACAAAATGCTCTCACGGGTGCAGGAGATCGCGCCTGCTGGCCTGGTGCCATACGGCCGTGGCGGTAAAAAGAAGGCCCACAACGAGGTGTCTGGCCAAGGCGGTGGCTGCGGCTCCGGACCCTACTTTGTGGCTTCCTTGTTAGGAAGTGGTGGGGAGCGCTTCACCGAGGCGGCGCGCGAGAGATTTTCCACCGCACCCTTCGGTACAGCGGAGAATGGACACGCTACCCAGACCCTGCATTTCTTCTGGAGTGCCTTGTCGTCCTGTCTGTCTAACCAGAAAGGCTATCAGGGAGTCATGGATGCCTATCTCTGGAAGTTCACCCTGCTGCGAGAGTACGATGGCCTGATCAATAAGAACAACTACCGCGTAGAGTACCACAATGGAGACGGAGTGATCGGTGAGCCCTACTGGCGTACCGCAGCCTACCTGATCCTGATGAACGCACACCGCAAGCAACTCGCCATGACGGGCAAGGAGGAATACCTCTCCCATGAAAAGGAGGAGACAGCGCTGCTCTACAATGACCATAAGTCCACCAAGCTCCATATGATCCGCAACTGGGCGCTGGTAGATGCTCATCTAGGGAGTGATTCCCCAGCCTCCCTCAAGGCGGGGCTGAAAGCCATGCTGGAGCTGAAGGAAGACTTCGGCCTGGAGAAGGCGCTCATGGAGCTCTTCAGGCAAAAGGCGCCGCAGATCGCGCGCGATGTCATGCGGATCCCTTCCAAGAACGGGCGCGTTCCTTCCGGTCAGCTTGCCGAGTTGGTGATGGGTATCCATTTCGATGGTCTCTGCACCGCTGACCTGCTGGCGGATCTGCCCGAGGAGCTGGAGGATGACAAGAAAGCCATCAAGGAATTTACCAAGAAGAAGCAGAAGGAACTCGCACGCAAGGGGGCGAATGGGCGCATCGACTACCGCGTGCTCATCCAGCCGCATTCGGTCATGCAGGCGGAGGAGCTGGGCACCAGCCGCGATATCGCCACGGCGATCTTCCCGATCGAAAACCTCAAGGTGGAGCTCGGCGACAGCTCACGGAAGTTCTTCAGAAATATCGTCAAATCAGGCAAGGACGGCAGTTTGAAGACCAGCTGCAAGATGGCGGATGGAGAATCGACCGTGCTTAAGGTGAGAGTCTCCTACCGCTGTGCCGGGCTGGAATTCAAGTATGTCAGTGACTTTGACATCCCGGCTTCCGAATCCCGAAACTATGTGCCTGCCCTTGTCCGAGTGCCGGTCAAAGGGACTCTGCTGGAGGATTACTACGGCTCCTACAGCATGGGGTTGCTCTTGTCTAACAAGGTTCCTTTTTCCTGTGAACAGCGCAGTGAGCCGGCTCCCTATCTGCTGGAAGGGCAGATCTATGAACTGGAGATTTCTCCAGGCAGCGCTTGGGGGCATGACCTGCGTACGGTCAAGCTGATCGGTGATGCCAAGCGCGAGATCAGCTACCAAGGGCCGCGTGAAATCCTGGACGGTAAGGTGGAAACCTCGCTGGCGCTGAGCTCCGGCAAGGCGGTCGAGATCAAGCTGAACCGCAAGCAGCTGGTCAAATCAGTCTATACGGATCTTGGCGATGGCAAGATCTCCCACCGCATTGAGGCCATGGTGGATGGTGAGTGGAAGCTGGTCAGCCCTCGCGGCACCTCAGGGCTGCGAGCCTGTGAGCCGGTGGAGACTGACCGCCTCCGTGTTCTCTATGACGGCAAGGGAGCGGAGCTTAGAGAGCTGCGTGTCGTTTCCCCGGAGAGCGATTATCAGGGAAAATGGGGAGATGTCTGGTAA